A region from the Sphingobacteriales bacterium genome encodes:
- a CDS encoding IS110 family transposase: MVAITEKHHSELYKNLQTIPGLGKRTSMLLIVVTDGFTKFENAKELVSYIGICPRLYESGTSVKGKSRICKMGMSRMRQLLYLCSMRAMSSNKQCKEMYERLKQRGKNGKLALVALANKLVRQAFAIGTGNIAYNPNFSLK, encoded by the coding sequence ATGGTTGCTATCACAGAAAAACATCATTCAGAACTGTATAAAAATTTACAGACGATACCAGGTTTAGGTAAACGTACTTCGATGTTATTAATAGTTGTAACAGATGGATTTACAAAGTTTGAGAATGCAAAAGAATTAGTAAGTTATATTGGCATCTGTCCAAGGTTATATGAATCAGGTACAAGTGTAAAAGGTAAAAGCAGAATATGTAAAATGGGAATGAGTCGAATGCGACAATTATTATATTTATGTTCTATGCGAGCCATGAGTTCAAATAAACAATGTAAAGAAATGTACGAACGATTAAAACAAAGAGGAAAAAATGGAAAATTAGCATTAGTAGCTTTAGCAAACAAACTTGTCAGACAAGCATTTGCCATAGGCACAGGAAATATAGCTTACAATCCTAATTTTTCTTTAAAATAA
- a CDS encoding IS110 family transposase — translation MTKVVNYVGVDVSKETLDVAIPKEDGCYVHKKISNNPLGFKSIIKYLPKDACIVMEATSSYYMPFAYYLHSQQILLSIVNPLSVNHFCKMRMSRAKTDRKDAAMIAQYGKSETPRLWQPKAEHLLELQQLQAILDNLTKQKTSCSNQLEAFVSSGKMSKDVSKIIKKQIAFYDKEIKK, via the coding sequence ATGACAAAAGTAGTAAATTATGTTGGAGTAGATGTCTCCAAAGAGACTTTAGATGTAGCCATACCGAAAGAAGATGGCTGCTATGTACACAAAAAGATTAGCAATAATCCACTGGGTTTTAAAAGCATTATCAAATATTTGCCGAAAGATGCCTGCATAGTGATGGAAGCTACCAGTAGTTACTATATGCCGTTTGCGTATTATTTACATTCGCAGCAAATATTGTTAAGTATTGTAAATCCATTGTCAGTAAATCATTTTTGTAAGATGCGAATGAGTAGAGCTAAAACAGACAGGAAAGATGCCGCCATGATAGCACAATATGGTAAGAGTGAAACACCAAGATTATGGCAACCCAAAGCAGAACATCTTTTAGAACTCCAGCAATTACAAGCGATTCTGGATAATCTCACCAAACAAAAAACAAGTTGTAGTAACCAATTAGAAGCTTTTGTCAGTAGTGGGAAGATGAGCAAGGATGTCAGTAAAATTATTAAGAAACAGATTGCTTTTTATGATAAGGAGATAAAAAAGTAG
- a CDS encoding DUF2779 domain-containing protein translates to MSSKKSTLSKSTLIRSIQCSKSLYLYKNHYNLRDKADITQQQKFDRGHRVGLLAHQLFPGGKDCSPPNPFSYDASIAATKLLVQQRFPIVYEAAFKYNGIMAASDILECRDGKWYAYEVKSSFRISNTYLLDATIQYHIITRSGVMLEDFFLVTINNDYELGDKLDVQQFFRKTSVLSDILERIPFVERTIEEAIATLDSPSIPDISIGAHCTKPYPCDFQGYCWKNLEKDSIWYLPGVSMQEKGLFMERGITTIHQIDNTEELNARQKVIIESFQLQQPHIRKDLLQQFIEPIHYPLYYFDVEAFQPAVPLFKGSKPYERIPFLYSLHYKESANTPLQHYSYISPVGDDDRIPFIEQFLKDTEGEGNILVFNTLMEKSILFRLSADFPDYKKQLLQRINRIIDVEIPFKELYYYHPAQQGSFSLKSIGNAMLGKDEFSSSRVKDGEEAMAVYNELFYTNHPSEIPEKLQQLKTYCRTDTYVLYEIFEKLKELV, encoded by the coding sequence ATGAGTTCTAAAAAAAGCACCCTCAGCAAATCTACCTTAATCCGAAGCATACAGTGTTCCAAATCGCTGTATTTATACAAGAACCATTACAACCTGCGCGACAAGGCTGACATCACCCAACAACAGAAATTTGACCGCGGGCATCGAGTGGGATTGCTGGCACATCAGCTGTTTCCGGGCGGCAAAGACTGTTCTCCGCCCAACCCTTTCAGCTATGACGCCTCCATCGCCGCCACCAAACTGCTGGTGCAGCAACGCTTTCCGATTGTTTATGAAGCGGCTTTCAAATACAACGGCATTATGGCAGCTTCGGATATACTCGAATGCAGGGATGGAAAATGGTATGCCTACGAAGTGAAAAGCTCCTTCCGGATTTCCAATACCTACCTGCTGGATGCCACCATACAGTACCATATCATCACCAGGAGCGGCGTGATGCTCGAAGATTTTTTTCTGGTTACCATCAATAATGACTATGAACTGGGAGACAAACTGGACGTTCAGCAGTTTTTCAGAAAAACATCTGTATTGAGTGATATCCTGGAACGTATTCCCTTTGTAGAGAGGACCATAGAAGAAGCCATTGCCACTTTAGACAGCCCTTCGATTCCTGACATTTCCATCGGTGCCCACTGCACCAAACCCTACCCCTGCGACTTTCAGGGATATTGCTGGAAAAACCTGGAAAAAGATTCCATCTGGTACCTGCCCGGTGTGTCCATGCAGGAAAAAGGTTTATTTATGGAAAGAGGCATCACCACCATCCACCAGATAGACAATACGGAGGAGCTGAATGCCCGTCAGAAAGTGATTATTGAATCGTTTCAGCTGCAGCAACCTCATATACGGAAGGACTTGCTGCAGCAGTTCATTGAACCGATTCACTATCCGCTCTATTATTTTGATGTGGAAGCCTTCCAGCCGGCTGTGCCTTTGTTTAAAGGGTCGAAGCCTTATGAGCGCATCCCGTTCCTGTACTCCCTGCATTATAAAGAAAGTGCCAACACCCCCTTGCAGCATTACAGTTATATCTCGCCGGTAGGCGATGATGACAGGATACCTTTTATCGAACAATTTCTAAAAGACACCGAAGGGGAAGGAAATATCCTGGTGTTCAACACGCTGATGGAAAAGAGCATCCTGTTCCGGCTCTCCGCGGATTTCCCGGATTACAAAAAACAACTGCTACAGCGCATCAACAGAATTATAGATGTGGAGATTCCGTTTAAGGAATTGTACTACTATCACCCTGCCCAGCAAGGCAGTTTTTCGTTGAAATCCATTGGCAATGCGATGCTGGGAAAAGATGAGTTTTCCTCCAGCCGCGTGAAAGACGGCGAAGAAGCGATGGCGGTGTACAATGAATTGTTCTACACAAATCATCCTTCCGAAATCCCGGAAAAGCTGCAACAACTCAAGACCTACTGCCGCACGGATACCTATGTGCTGTATGAGATTTTTGAAAAACTGAAAGAGTTGGTGTAG
- the murB gene encoding UDP-N-acetylmuramate dehydrogenase — translation MAILEYVSLQPHNTFGVEACARYFCRVATKDHLVNIIVEELQYHNKYLIIGGGSNILFCSDYDGLVIHNEIKGIDVVKEDEEFVWVKALSGTTWHNLVLYCVEKNWGGIENLSLIPGTAGAAPIQNIGAYGAELKDRFESLEAIDMNTGEERIFQNTDCRFGYRQSIFKNELKGKYFIYSITLKLSKHPIINTQYGDIRNILMEKEITNPTIRDVSDAVICIRSSKLPNPAEIGNAGSFFKNPEVTEDRAKSLYTVYPDMPVFAQPNGMVKIPAAWLIEQCGWKGKQIGHTGNHARQALVIVNYGNASGVEIWQHAQNVQRSVKEKFGIILEPEVNVV, via the coding sequence ATGGCCATTCTGGAATATGTATCCCTCCAACCACACAATACCTTCGGCGTGGAAGCCTGTGCCCGCTATTTTTGCAGGGTAGCCACCAAAGATCATCTCGTAAATATCATTGTGGAGGAGCTGCAGTATCACAATAAATACCTGATTATCGGCGGCGGCAGCAATATCCTGTTTTGCAGTGATTACGACGGTCTGGTCATCCATAACGAAATTAAAGGGATAGACGTGGTGAAGGAAGATGAAGAGTTTGTGTGGGTGAAAGCATTATCGGGAACAACATGGCACAATTTGGTACTGTACTGCGTGGAAAAAAACTGGGGAGGAATAGAAAACCTGTCGCTCATTCCCGGCACCGCAGGTGCCGCGCCCATCCAGAACATCGGCGCCTACGGCGCAGAGCTGAAAGACAGATTCGAATCGCTGGAAGCGATAGATATGAACACCGGCGAAGAACGGATATTCCAAAACACGGATTGCAGATTTGGCTACCGCCAGAGTATCTTTAAGAATGAGCTAAAGGGAAAGTATTTCATTTATTCCATTACCCTGAAGCTATCCAAACACCCTATTATCAATACACAATATGGGGATATCCGGAACATACTGATGGAAAAGGAAATTACAAATCCGACGATTCGGGATGTTTCTGACGCAGTGATTTGTATCCGCAGCAGCAAACTACCGAACCCCGCCGAAATCGGGAATGCCGGAAGTTTCTTCAAAAACCCCGAGGTGACCGAAGACAGGGCTAAAAGCCTGTACACTGTCTATCCCGATATGCCGGTATTTGCTCAGCCAAACGGCATGGTTAAAATCCCGGCGGCCTGGCTCATCGAACAATGCGGGTGGAAAGGGAAACAGATTGGCCACACGGGCAACCATGCTCGACAGGCATTGGTAATCGTCAATTACGGGAACGCCAGCGGTGTTGAAATCTGGCAGCATGCACAAAACGTACAGCGGTCTGTGAAAGAGAAATTCGGAATAATATTAGAACCTGAGGTGAACGTTGTTTAG
- a CDS encoding glycosyltransferase, with protein MKKILFLTPTLPYPPVSGGVIKSSKVVQFLSERYELTVACLLKNEDKSFKVEFHHKTKLKNLITLELNIPRSAKNLLISNLQHIPLNLYRNKSKTFKDKIQGLANGYDVIFCDHYVMFQYIPEDYKGRVVLHQHNCEYLIWQRYAAIEKNWLKKLALYHQAGRIRKYEQEICKNATAVLAAPNDTDELVKIGADRTKFYETYHLGDDQLLEQPDLTYEQTELVLLYIGTLSWEANIDGLVWFNKEIWPQLKANHPGIKWVIIGKHADGRLKEIAKEDNQVELTGFVEDVEPYFRKSRVFITPLRFGSGIKVKVINALYRGIPCVTTSIGTEGLKVKDGESVFIKDQPEAFVKAIDTLLTDKNTWEKLKTNSREIARQYYTWEAVLENIERAIND; from the coding sequence ATGAAGAAAATTTTGTTTTTAACCCCTACTCTTCCATACCCGCCGGTCAGCGGCGGTGTCATCAAGTCCAGCAAGGTGGTGCAGTTTCTGAGTGAACGATACGAACTTACGGTAGCCTGTTTATTAAAGAATGAGGATAAAAGCTTTAAAGTGGAATTCCATCATAAAACCAAACTCAAAAACCTTATTACACTCGAACTGAATATTCCCCGTTCCGCAAAGAATCTGCTGATTTCCAATTTACAGCACATTCCGTTAAATCTGTATCGAAATAAATCGAAGACATTTAAAGATAAGATACAGGGTTTAGCAAACGGATATGATGTAATTTTTTGCGACCACTATGTCATGTTTCAATACATACCGGAGGATTATAAAGGCAGGGTTGTTTTGCATCAGCATAACTGCGAATACCTGATCTGGCAGCGATATGCAGCGATTGAAAAAAACTGGTTGAAAAAACTTGCCCTGTATCATCAGGCAGGCAGGATACGCAAGTATGAACAGGAGATTTGTAAAAATGCAACGGCGGTGTTAGCCGCACCGAACGATACGGACGAGCTGGTCAAGATTGGCGCTGACAGAACGAAGTTTTATGAAACCTATCACCTTGGAGATGATCAGTTGCTGGAGCAACCTGATTTGACGTATGAGCAAACGGAGCTAGTATTGCTGTACATCGGTACACTCAGCTGGGAGGCTAATATTGACGGGTTGGTCTGGTTCAACAAGGAAATTTGGCCGCAGCTGAAAGCAAATCATCCCGGAATAAAATGGGTTATCATCGGAAAGCATGCAGATGGAAGATTGAAAGAAATTGCTAAAGAAGACAATCAGGTAGAGTTAACAGGTTTTGTAGAAGATGTGGAACCTTATTTTAGAAAATCAAGGGTATTTATTACGCCCCTGCGTTTTGGCAGCGGGATAAAGGTTAAAGTGATTAATGCACTGTATCGGGGTATTCCCTGTGTGACGACTTCCATCGGCACGGAAGGATTAAAGGTAAAAGACGGCGAGTCTGTCTTTATCAAAGACCAGCCGGAAGCTTTTGTAAAGGCTATAGATACATTGCTTACGGATAAGAATACCTGGGAAAAGTTAAAAACGAATTCAAGGGAAATTGCACGGCAATATTATACCTGGGAAGCCGTGCTGGAAAACATAGAACGTGCCATCAATGACTAA
- the gldA gene encoding gliding motility-associated ABC transporter ATP-binding subunit GldA, producing MSVSVQNLSKAYANQKAVDSISFQVKKGEILGFLGPNGAGKSTTMKMLACYVPPDSGTATVCDFDIIRHPLEVRRKIGYLPENNPLYYDMYVREFLEFALLVYGSKPGTNSGKRINETIDLVGLGVEQHKKIGQLSKGYKQRVGLAQALIHQPDVLILDEPTSGLDPNQLADIRHLIKELGKEKTIIFSTHIMQEVEAVCDRVIIINKGRLVADDKTENLQKLISSEVRIEVEFEQEMSEVSLNGVENILSVEKISSTHFLLHGKDSNRLRKDIFALAVSKNNPLLTLRQETKSLEDVFQQLTSKN from the coding sequence ATGTCCGTTTCCGTTCAGAATTTATCCAAAGCCTATGCCAATCAGAAAGCGGTAGATAGTATTTCCTTTCAGGTAAAGAAAGGAGAGATATTGGGTTTTTTGGGCCCGAATGGTGCCGGCAAGTCAACCACCATGAAAATGCTCGCCTGCTACGTTCCGCCCGATTCAGGTACGGCAACTGTATGTGATTTTGATATTATCCGGCATCCGCTGGAGGTGCGCAGAAAAATCGGATACCTTCCGGAAAATAATCCTTTATACTACGATATGTATGTCAGGGAATTTCTGGAATTTGCATTGCTGGTCTACGGTTCTAAGCCAGGAACAAACAGCGGCAAGAGGATAAATGAGACAATAGATTTGGTAGGGCTGGGCGTGGAGCAGCACAAAAAAATCGGCCAGCTCTCCAAGGGGTACAAACAGCGCGTGGGTTTGGCACAGGCGCTGATTCATCAACCCGATGTGTTGATTCTCGATGAGCCTACCTCCGGGTTAGACCCCAATCAGCTGGCAGATATCCGGCATCTGATAAAGGAGTTGGGCAAAGAAAAAACGATTATCTTCTCCACCCACATCATGCAGGAGGTGGAGGCTGTCTGCGACAGGGTCATCATCATTAATAAAGGCAGGTTGGTCGCTGATGATAAGACGGAGAATCTGCAGAAACTGATTTCAAGTGAAGTAAGGATAGAGGTGGAATTTGAACAGGAAATGAGTGAAGTCTCTTTGAATGGCGTCGAAAATATTCTGTCGGTTGAGAAGATATCATCCACGCACTTCCTGTTGCATGGAAAAGATAGCAACCGGCTGCGTAAAGATATTTTTGCGTTAGCTGTCAGCAAGAATAATCCGTTATTGACATTAAGACAGGAAACCAAAAGTCTGGAGGATGTTTTTCAGCAACTGACCAGTAAGAATTAA
- the gldG gene encoding gliding motility-associated ABC transporter substrate-binding protein GldG, translating to MKNYYLIRSVKLLGVSLLAVIAVNIVSSYFFHRFDLTQEKRYTLSASTKRLLQDIEQPILIEVYLEGKDLPAGIKVLRNETRELLQEFRTLSKGRVTYRFVDINAIKDQKKREDFQMELVKKGLRPTNLEVKSESGFTEKLVFPGAIVSANGREIPVQILENQFSVGAQGSLNNSISFLEYKMANSIQKIVKKHPVKIAFLQGHGESGIQQLEGFLEALAAQSFQLDKIELDKDKLLNNQIDILIVAKPKSAFNDYEKFLIDQYIMHGGKTLWLLDNIICDLDSFKLAPSIVAVPRDLNTDDLLFRYGVRMEHNLVLDLYCTQIPIIESIGGNPQPKLFPWVFYPMAINKNNHPIVKNLDPVALKFCSSIDTLNNPDLKKTVLLSSSMYARVQQTPFSIFLEGAKQKPDPGLFNQKDIPLAVLLEGNFTSLYRNQFTADFQQLLQIQRVDFLPKSGLNKMIVMGDGDVANIERDTKGVPLALGYDKYSGKLFANKDFLLNCVEYLVDDNNLIDARNREVKMRLLDKAKLLNQKGFWQVATFGFPLLLMSVFGIMYNSRRRAKYAR from the coding sequence ATGAAGAATTATTATCTCATACGGTCTGTAAAGTTGTTGGGAGTCAGTTTGCTGGCTGTCATTGCCGTTAATATAGTATCATCTTATTTCTTTCATCGCTTCGATCTGACGCAGGAGAAAAGATATACGCTATCCGCTTCCACTAAAAGATTATTGCAAGATATTGAACAACCCATTTTGATAGAAGTATACCTCGAAGGCAAAGATTTACCTGCTGGTATAAAGGTTCTTAGGAATGAAACCCGCGAGTTGCTGCAGGAATTCAGAACCTTGTCGAAAGGCAGGGTAACATACAGGTTTGTCGATATCAACGCCATCAAAGACCAGAAAAAGAGGGAAGATTTTCAGATGGAACTGGTAAAGAAAGGACTGCGCCCCACGAACCTGGAAGTGAAATCGGAAAGCGGCTTTACGGAGAAGCTGGTGTTTCCCGGTGCTATCGTCAGTGCTAACGGAAGAGAGATTCCGGTCCAGATATTGGAAAACCAGTTTTCGGTGGGTGCTCAGGGGTCGCTGAATAATTCCATCAGTTTCCTGGAATACAAAATGGCCAACAGTATTCAGAAAATAGTGAAAAAACACCCTGTAAAAATTGCTTTTTTGCAGGGGCACGGGGAATCGGGTATCCAACAGCTGGAAGGTTTCCTGGAAGCGCTGGCGGCGCAAAGCTTTCAGTTGGATAAGATAGAACTGGATAAGGATAAACTCCTGAATAATCAAATTGATATACTAATTGTTGCCAAGCCGAAATCGGCGTTTAACGACTATGAGAAGTTTTTGATTGACCAGTATATCATGCACGGAGGAAAGACGTTGTGGCTGCTGGATAATATCATTTGTGATCTGGATAGTTTTAAACTGGCTCCCAGTATCGTAGCGGTTCCCCGGGATTTAAATACAGATGATTTGCTGTTTCGGTATGGCGTACGCATGGAGCATAATCTGGTGCTGGATTTGTATTGCACCCAGATTCCAATCATTGAAAGTATAGGCGGTAATCCGCAGCCTAAATTATTTCCATGGGTGTTTTATCCGATGGCCATCAACAAGAATAATCACCCGATTGTAAAGAATCTGGACCCCGTTGCATTAAAGTTCTGCAGTTCGATTGATACTCTGAATAATCCTGATTTAAAAAAGACCGTCTTGTTGTCGAGTTCGATGTACGCGCGTGTTCAGCAGACACCGTTTTCTATTTTTTTAGAAGGAGCGAAGCAAAAACCTGACCCTGGTTTGTTTAACCAGAAAGATATACCGCTTGCCGTCTTATTGGAAGGGAATTTTACCTCACTGTACAGGAATCAGTTTACGGCAGACTTTCAGCAATTGCTGCAGATACAAAGAGTGGATTTCCTGCCAAAGAGTGGGTTGAATAAAATGATAGTTATGGGTGACGGAGATGTCGCCAACATTGAAAGAGATACCAAAGGAGTACCGCTGGCATTAGGCTATGATAAATATTCCGGAAAATTATTTGCCAACAAGGATTTTCTTTTGAATTGTGTGGAATATCTGGTGGATGATAATAATCTCATAGATGCCCGTAACCGTGAAGTGAAGATGCGCCTCCTGGATAAGGCAAAACTGTTGAATCAGAAAGGGTTTTGGCAAGTTGCCACTTTCGGGTTTCCTTTATTGCTCATGTCTGTATTCGGAATTATGTATAACAGCAGGCGAAGAGCGAAGTACGCACGTTGA
- a CDS encoding DUF4260 domain-containing protein: MKLMLKLEELGMFLLSILLFSQLHFTWWIYPALLLAPDISMSGYLVNPRIGAYGYNLFHHKLLAIVIGIAGLYLQNEWWMLAGIILFGHSSFDRILGYGLKHTDSFKNTHLGKL, translated from the coding sequence ATGAAACTGATGCTAAAACTGGAAGAGCTGGGAATGTTTCTCCTTTCTATCTTGCTCTTTTCTCAGCTGCATTTTACCTGGTGGATCTACCCCGCTTTATTGCTGGCACCTGATATCTCGATGTCGGGCTATCTGGTGAATCCCCGGATAGGCGCTTACGGCTACAATCTCTTTCACCACAAACTCTTAGCCATAGTTATTGGTATTGCCGGGCTTTATCTGCAAAATGAGTGGTGGATGCTGGCCGGCATTATTCTTTTCGGACATTCTTCCTTTGACAGAATCTTAGGCTATGGACTAAAACATACCGACAGTTTTAAAAACACGCACCTGGGGAAACTATAA
- a CDS encoding Nif3-like dinuclear metal center hexameric protein: MKIADIIQTIEDFAPISYQEPYDNAGLLVGDKMAECSGILICLDAIEAVIDEAIRKKYNLVVAHHPIIFSGLKKITGKNYIERTIIKAIRHDIAIYACHTNLDNVQLGVNHIIADRLGLANRKILDPKKGILKKLYTYTPSSATEHVLNGLFCAGAGRIGNYSECSFKLAGQGTFKGNDLSNPVIGIKNKRHNVKEDKIEVIFPDYMEINILKKLREVHPYEEIAYEVIILDNVHQEVGSGLIGDLNKPVDESKFLDFVKKKMKTACVRHTALRGKKIQRVALCGGSGSFLLPKAIAQQADVFITGDFKYHQFFDADNQIIIADIGHYESEQFTSQLFNRIISEKFPTFAVQISAINTNPINYR, from the coding sequence ATGAAAATAGCAGATATTATTCAGACTATCGAAGATTTCGCACCAATATCATACCAAGAGCCATATGATAATGCCGGCCTGCTGGTGGGCGACAAAATGGCAGAGTGCAGCGGTATCTTGATTTGTCTGGATGCCATCGAAGCGGTCATTGACGAAGCCATCCGTAAAAAATACAATCTGGTGGTTGCACACCATCCCATTATTTTTTCTGGATTAAAAAAAATAACGGGCAAGAATTACATTGAACGCACCATCATCAAAGCCATCAGGCATGATATTGCCATTTATGCCTGTCATACCAATCTGGACAATGTTCAACTGGGTGTCAATCACATTATTGCTGACAGATTAGGGCTGGCCAACAGGAAGATACTCGATCCTAAAAAGGGAATACTGAAGAAACTATACACCTATACACCTTCATCAGCTACCGAGCATGTATTAAATGGTTTGTTCTGCGCAGGGGCAGGCCGCATCGGCAACTACAGCGAATGCAGCTTTAAGCTTGCCGGACAAGGAACATTTAAAGGTAACGACCTCTCCAATCCTGTCATTGGAATAAAAAATAAACGACACAACGTAAAAGAAGATAAGATTGAAGTCATTTTTCCAGATTATATGGAAATAAACATCTTAAAGAAACTGAGGGAGGTTCATCCGTATGAGGAAATCGCTTATGAAGTCATTATACTGGACAATGTACATCAGGAGGTCGGCTCCGGTCTCATTGGCGACCTGAATAAGCCTGTGGATGAGTCGAAATTCCTGGATTTTGTTAAAAAAAAGATGAAAACGGCATGCGTCCGCCATACCGCTTTGCGCGGAAAGAAAATCCAGCGGGTTGCGCTTTGCGGCGGATCCGGCAGTTTTCTGTTACCCAAGGCAATTGCACAGCAGGCAGATGTCTTCATAACGGGCGATTTCAAATACCATCAATTTTTTGATGCTGATAATCAGATAATTATAGCAGATATCGGGCACTATGAGAGTGAACAGTTTACTTCACAACTATTTAACAGGATAATATCGGAAAAATTCCCTACTTTTGCGGTTCAAATTTCAGCAATCAACACAAATCCAATAAATTACAGATAA
- the lpxK gene encoding tetraacyldisaccharide 4'-kinase — translation MNILTKILLFPFAILYGSVIWLRNRMYQSNFIGSTDFEIPVITVGNLSVGGTGKTPMVELLIELLKDRYPIAVLSRGYKRKTSGYLSVRRTHTTKEVGDEPLMIKLKYPEVQVSVGEQRVFAIPRLLAEHPEIKVILLDDAFQHQSVRPDINILLTTYFKPFYDDLILPLGTLREFSSGKDRANIIVVTKCPENLSEQEQMEIVQKIKPAFGQKVFFSSIEYGAPYNILQSDDRFSFDTKEEQLLITGIANAVPLKNYLEDKSGGVVHFDFEDHHHFEQSELERIRKNYPDFSRWVTTEKDGVRLAVHKNWLIQHGISLHCIPIRTKLIGKNGGDFIPAVKGYLDYFYRTESIEPRHTEPDIQGK, via the coding sequence TTGAATATACTTACAAAAATACTATTATTTCCTTTCGCAATCCTATATGGTTCCGTAATTTGGCTGCGCAACCGGATGTACCAATCCAATTTTATTGGCTCGACAGACTTTGAGATTCCGGTTATTACCGTTGGAAATCTCAGTGTTGGCGGGACAGGAAAAACACCGATGGTGGAATTGCTGATAGAGCTGCTCAAAGATAGATATCCCATTGCCGTGCTGAGCCGGGGATATAAACGCAAGACATCGGGTTACCTTTCCGTAAGACGAACCCATACGACAAAAGAAGTGGGGGATGAACCGCTGATGATCAAGTTAAAATATCCGGAGGTGCAGGTGAGTGTGGGCGAACAGCGTGTCTTTGCCATTCCCCGTTTATTGGCGGAACATCCGGAAATAAAAGTCATTTTGCTGGATGATGCCTTTCAGCACCAGAGTGTTCGTCCGGATATCAATATTCTGCTGACCACTTATTTCAAACCTTTCTATGATGACCTGATTTTGCCGTTAGGTACGCTGAGGGAATTTTCATCCGGAAAAGACAGGGCGAATATAATTGTTGTTACAAAGTGCCCCGAAAATTTAAGTGAACAGGAACAGATGGAAATCGTTCAGAAGATAAAACCGGCTTTTGGACAGAAGGTATTTTTCAGCAGTATAGAATACGGGGCGCCCTATAATATTTTACAATCGGACGACAGGTTTTCTTTTGATACGAAAGAAGAGCAATTACTGATAACCGGTATCGCAAACGCAGTTCCGTTAAAGAATTATTTGGAAGACAAATCCGGCGGAGTGGTGCACTTTGACTTTGAAGATCACCACCACTTTGAACAATCTGAATTAGAACGAATCCGGAAAAATTATCCTGACTTTTCAAGGTGGGTGACAACAGAAAAAGACGGGGTGCGCTTAGCGGTTCATAAAAACTGGCTGATTCAACATGGTATTTCCTTGCATTGTATTCCCATCCGTACCAAACTGATTGGAAAGAATGGAGGTGACTTTATCCCTGCAGTAAAGGGATATTTGGACTATTTTTACAGAACCGAATCCATAGAACCACGCCATACGGAACCGGATATACAGGGCAAATAA